The following proteins are co-located in the Maridesulfovibrio sp. genome:
- a CDS encoding GNAT family protein: protein MDGLDKPENLIVNGKNVYLRPISLDDVSESYVNWMNDPQINQYLESRFTTQTLNSVKDFVKAMIESPDNILFAICEKDSGRHVGNIKMGPLNTAHSHAEIGLLIGEKECWGKGYGSEAIGLVIEYAFKTLNIHRLTAGAYANNIGSVKAFEKNGFTVEGIYKKHFLHNGVFIDATRMGIINPDYRHEQ from the coding sequence ATGGACGGCTTGGATAAACCTGAAAATCTGATTGTAAACGGTAAAAATGTTTACTTGCGCCCGATCAGCTTGGACGATGTCTCGGAGAGCTACGTCAACTGGATGAATGATCCGCAGATTAATCAATATCTGGAATCACGGTTTACCACCCAGACTTTGAATTCGGTAAAAGACTTCGTAAAAGCGATGATTGAGTCCCCGGACAATATCCTTTTTGCCATCTGCGAAAAGGACAGTGGCCGCCATGTGGGTAATATAAAAATGGGGCCTCTGAACACCGCACACTCCCATGCCGAGATAGGACTACTGATTGGAGAAAAGGAATGCTGGGGTAAAGGATACGGTTCCGAGGCCATCGGGCTGGTGATCGAGTACGCTTTTAAGACCCTGAATATCCACCGCTTAACAGCCGGGGCCTATGCAAACAACATCGGCTCTGTAAAAGCCTTTGAAAAAAACGGTTTTACCGTCGAAGGCATATATAAAAAACATTTCTTACATAACGGCGTTTTCATTGACGCCACAAGAATGGGTATTATCAACCCGGACTATAGACATGAACAGTAA
- a CDS encoding aldo/keto reductase → MSRLVLGTAQLGMSYGIANQAGQPDQQLADEIVAASWENGGREFDTAQAYGESENVLGKSLRNLDLENKAKIISKPHPQLDLLHPGSMGKAIRKSLDNLGIEKFYGYMIHKEDFLPMWDKGIKEQTKEIRKQGLADKIGISVYTPEMAVRAVETDGIDLIQLPSNLFDRRFEDSGVFEKAIESGKTIYVRSVFLQGLMFMDSTNLPEHMKFAAPFIKRLNALVKASGLSIQNLALGYAAKAYPQAKILVGAELPEQMLENIESFSCKLPNGLVEEVKTIFNKVPEKLLNPVLWK, encoded by the coding sequence ATGTCCCGGCTAGTGTTGGGAACAGCCCAGCTCGGCATGAGCTACGGCATAGCCAATCAAGCCGGGCAACCGGATCAACAACTTGCCGACGAAATTGTAGCTGCGTCATGGGAAAACGGAGGTCGTGAATTCGATACCGCCCAAGCTTATGGCGAAAGCGAGAACGTCCTCGGAAAAAGCCTGCGTAATCTGGACCTTGAGAACAAGGCCAAAATTATCAGCAAACCACACCCACAACTTGATCTGCTACACCCCGGAAGCATGGGAAAAGCAATCCGCAAGTCGCTGGACAATCTGGGCATTGAAAAATTCTACGGCTACATGATCCACAAAGAAGATTTCCTGCCTATGTGGGACAAGGGAATCAAAGAGCAGACCAAGGAAATACGTAAGCAGGGACTGGCGGATAAAATCGGCATTTCGGTTTATACACCGGAAATGGCCGTCCGCGCCGTTGAGACAGACGGAATTGACCTTATTCAACTGCCCTCAAATCTTTTTGACCGCCGTTTTGAAGACTCCGGTGTCTTTGAGAAAGCAATTGAGTCCGGCAAGACCATTTACGTGCGCAGCGTTTTCTTGCAAGGGCTGATGTTCATGGATTCCACAAATCTCCCGGAACACATGAAATTCGCAGCTCCTTTCATTAAAAGATTGAATGCGTTAGTTAAAGCATCCGGTCTTTCCATTCAAAATCTGGCCTTGGGATATGCAGCAAAGGCTTATCCACAAGCAAAGATTCTGGTGGGAGCCGAACTGCCGGAGCAGATGCTGGAAAACATCGAATCATTCAGCTGCAAACTGCCCAATGGTCTTGTCGAGGAAGTCAAAACAATTTTTAACAAGGTACCGGAGAAATTACTTAATCCGGTATTGTGGAAATAG
- the pseC gene encoding UDP-4-amino-4,6-dideoxy-N-acetyl-beta-L-altrosamine transaminase produces the protein MGISKNIPYGRQSIDEQDLKAVTDALTSGWLTTGPKVAEFEQAVAEISGVAHGVAVNSGTAALHAAMYAFDVKEGDEVIVPPMTFAASANCVAYMKAIPVFADVDPKTLLIDPAEVEKKITPKTKGIIAVDYTGQPCDYEALRKIADKHGLFLAADGCHSIGGSLNGKKVGSLADITLYSFHPVKHMTTGEGGMAVTDNAEYDKRMRIFRNHGITADFRQRDGWFYEMQDLGFNYRITDFQCALGLSQLSRLPEWIKRRREIAAMYDEKFAAMDGLTPLGKLEGSEHAYHLYVINLEGKNRSEKRKEVFDYLRAHGLGVQVHYIPVHLHPYYKDNFGTHEGMCPVAEEAYDGLISLPMFPLMEDEDVNHVVVTVKAALAEVSDK, from the coding sequence ATGGGCATATCCAAGAATATTCCTTACGGTCGACAGTCAATAGACGAACAGGACCTCAAGGCCGTCACAGACGCCCTGACTTCCGGCTGGTTGACCACCGGACCAAAAGTTGCGGAATTCGAACAAGCTGTGGCGGAGATATCCGGTGTAGCCCATGGCGTTGCAGTTAACAGCGGAACAGCTGCTCTGCACGCCGCAATGTATGCTTTTGACGTTAAAGAAGGCGACGAGGTCATTGTTCCGCCAATGACCTTTGCCGCTTCTGCCAACTGCGTAGCATACATGAAGGCAATTCCGGTTTTTGCCGACGTTGACCCGAAAACATTGCTTATTGATCCTGCTGAAGTGGAGAAAAAGATTACTCCCAAAACCAAGGGAATCATTGCCGTCGATTATACTGGCCAGCCCTGCGACTATGAAGCTCTGCGCAAGATCGCTGACAAACACGGCCTTTTCCTTGCCGCAGATGGCTGCCACTCCATCGGCGGCAGCCTTAACGGGAAAAAAGTCGGATCTCTGGCAGACATAACCCTGTACAGCTTTCATCCGGTCAAGCACATGACCACCGGAGAAGGCGGTATGGCTGTGACTGACAATGCCGAATACGACAAACGCATGCGCATTTTCAGAAACCACGGTATTACCGCTGATTTCAGACAACGAGACGGTTGGTTCTACGAAATGCAGGACCTCGGCTTCAACTACCGAATCACCGATTTTCAGTGTGCGCTCGGCTTAAGCCAGCTCTCCAGACTCCCAGAGTGGATTAAGAGAAGACGCGAAATTGCAGCAATGTATGACGAAAAATTTGCTGCTATGGATGGACTGACTCCGCTTGGTAAGCTGGAAGGGTCCGAACATGCCTACCATCTTTACGTGATCAATCTGGAAGGAAAAAACCGCAGCGAAAAACGAAAAGAAGTTTTCGACTACCTGCGCGCACACGGTCTTGGTGTGCAGGTTCATTACATCCCGGTTCATCTGCATCCATACTACAAAGACAACTTCGGCACCCATGAAGGTATGTGCCCGGTTGCCGAAGAAGCATATGATGGTTTGATTTCCCTGCCTATGTTCCCATTGATGGAAGATGAAGATGTAAATCATGTTGTGGTAACTGTTAAAGCAGCCTTGGCAGAAGTGAGCGATAAGTAG
- the pseB gene encoding UDP-N-acetylglucosamine 4,6-dehydratase (inverting) has protein sequence MFNGKSILITGGTGSFGHKCVKMILEKYSPKRLIIYSRDEFKQYEMSRKFSDTEFPCMRYFIGDVRDKERLYRAFRGVDYVIHAAAMKQVPASEYNPFEAIKTNIIGAQNIINTAIDLGVEKVVALSTDKAVSPVNLYGATKLCSDKLFVAGNLYAASGDTKFSVVRYGNVVGSRGSVIPLFQKQKETGILTITDPRMTRFWTTLEDAVQFVLDGFEKMVGGEIFVQKIPSMKITDLAKAMGPDCEQKIIGIRPGEKLHEMMISVDDARNTAEFDEYYVIKPDSQFMAKHAEMIGGAPVAEGFEYTSDSNVDWVDEEGLIKMVSTLKIDK, from the coding sequence ATGTTTAACGGAAAAAGTATTCTGATCACCGGCGGAACAGGCTCTTTCGGGCATAAATGTGTTAAAATGATCTTGGAAAAATACTCTCCCAAAAGATTAATCATATACAGCCGTGACGAATTCAAACAGTACGAAATGTCGCGTAAATTCTCCGACACAGAATTTCCCTGCATGCGTTACTTCATCGGCGACGTCCGTGATAAAGAAAGGCTCTACCGTGCTTTCAGAGGAGTAGACTACGTAATCCATGCAGCTGCCATGAAACAGGTTCCCGCTTCTGAGTACAATCCCTTTGAAGCAATTAAGACCAACATCATCGGTGCCCAGAATATCATCAACACCGCCATTGATCTGGGTGTAGAAAAAGTGGTTGCCTTGAGCACAGACAAGGCAGTAAGCCCGGTCAACCTATACGGTGCCACCAAACTTTGCTCCGACAAACTTTTTGTGGCCGGCAACCTCTATGCTGCATCGGGAGATACTAAATTCAGTGTTGTCCGCTACGGTAACGTTGTGGGAAGCCGAGGCAGTGTCATTCCCCTTTTTCAGAAACAGAAAGAAACCGGGATCCTGACCATCACTGATCCGCGCATGACCAGATTCTGGACCACTCTCGAAGACGCAGTCCAATTTGTTCTGGACGGTTTTGAAAAAATGGTCGGCGGTGAAATTTTCGTCCAGAAAATTCCTAGTATGAAAATTACCGATCTGGCTAAAGCCATGGGCCCGGACTGCGAACAGAAGATCATCGGCATCCGCCCCGGCGAAAAACTGCATGAAATGATGATTTCTGTAGATGATGCCCGCAACACTGCTGAATTTGATGAATACTACGTAATCAAGCCCGACTCCCAGTTCATGGCTAAACATGCTGAAATGATCGGTGGCGCACCTGTTGCTGAAGGATTTGAATACACATCCGACAGCAACGTGGACTGGGTTGATGAGGAAGGTCTCATCAAAATGGTTTCAACCCTGAAAATCGACAAGTAG
- a CDS encoding ABC transporter ATP-binding protein: protein MIKKISGLLNTTQKQSIFGLVVLSILISGIETVGISAILPFISVASDFSLVTNNKYYNFAYSLLGFSDVQSFVVTFGFVLIGFYVSRGIFNLCYMYLIQKYSQGIFLSLATRIFSNYVHIKYQDMTTRNSSDLSKKLITETTNAAMFFYSLLLLISELFVSSFLYTALLVVNWKVTLILTGFLGLMVLLLVNVISRLIKKEGLKRNHFQEIYYRTISETLNNLKFIKLMAGEETAVKALYKSGQGYVNAMVMNNTYNTVPRLSLESIGFSLLIAALIYALMHGHNVTTIIPIVSLFALAMYRMLPSVNRILSSYNNMLYYTKSIELLHDDLNIETHKLGNAPLEFNEQIDIRKMSFGYTEDLVLENISMNIKKGEKIALIGESGAGKSTLADIIIGMYTSFSGKITVDGKILTEKNMLTWREKIGYIPQSIYLFDSTVAENVTFGRKRDEQQIKKALDKAELTPFLEQNEGIETPVGEDGSQLSGGQKQRIAIARALYGNPDLLVLDEATSALDSQTEKRIMDHIFKVSEGKTLIIIAHRLSTIEQCDKVYRIEDKGIRLIEDKNTLKG from the coding sequence ATGATCAAAAAGATCTCCGGACTCTTAAATACAACCCAGAAACAAAGTATTTTCGGGTTAGTCGTGCTGTCCATCCTTATCTCTGGAATCGAGACTGTAGGCATTTCGGCTATTTTACCATTTATTTCCGTTGCAAGTGACTTTTCGCTGGTTACGAATAATAAGTATTACAATTTTGCCTACAGCCTGCTCGGATTCAGTGATGTTCAATCATTTGTCGTGACCTTCGGATTCGTGCTCATTGGCTTTTATGTATCCAGAGGTATATTCAATCTCTGTTACATGTATTTAATTCAGAAATATTCACAGGGAATTTTTCTTTCTCTGGCCACTAGAATATTCTCCAACTACGTTCATATCAAATATCAAGATATGACCACCCGGAACAGTTCCGATCTCTCGAAAAAACTCATTACCGAGACAACTAACGCAGCCATGTTTTTTTATTCCTTGCTACTGTTAATCTCGGAGCTTTTCGTTTCTTCCTTTCTTTATACCGCCCTTCTGGTGGTCAATTGGAAGGTTACACTGATCCTAACTGGATTTCTCGGCTTGATGGTCTTATTACTTGTCAACGTCATTTCCCGATTGATTAAAAAGGAAGGGCTCAAACGTAATCACTTTCAGGAAATATATTATCGTACGATAAGCGAAACACTGAACAACCTTAAATTTATCAAACTAATGGCTGGCGAAGAAACAGCGGTCAAAGCCCTGTACAAATCCGGACAGGGATACGTTAACGCCATGGTTATGAACAACACATATAACACCGTGCCGCGACTTTCGCTGGAGAGTATCGGTTTCTCCCTGCTCATCGCTGCACTTATATACGCACTTATGCATGGTCACAATGTGACAACTATCATCCCGATTGTTTCACTATTTGCATTGGCCATGTACCGCATGCTGCCCTCAGTAAACAGAATATTAAGTAGTTACAATAACATGCTCTACTACACCAAGAGCATCGAACTTCTCCATGATGATCTAAACATTGAGACCCACAAACTGGGCAATGCCCCACTTGAATTTAATGAACAGATCGATATTAGGAAAATGAGCTTTGGTTACACTGAAGATCTGGTGCTGGAAAACATTTCCATGAATATTAAAAAGGGCGAAAAAATTGCCCTGATCGGAGAGAGCGGAGCGGGGAAAAGTACCCTTGCGGACATTATAATTGGAATGTACACCTCCTTCTCCGGTAAGATCACCGTTGACGGCAAAATACTTACCGAAAAAAACATGCTCACATGGCGTGAAAAAATTGGCTATATTCCGCAATCAATATACCTTTTCGACTCAACAGTGGCCGAAAATGTCACTTTTGGGCGAAAACGGGATGAACAGCAAATAAAAAAGGCTCTAGATAAAGCTGAACTAACCCCTTTCCTTGAACAGAATGAAGGGATTGAAACACCGGTAGGTGAAGACGGTTCTCAACTGTCCGGGGGACAGAAGCAGCGAATAGCCATTGCCAGAGCGTTGTACGGTAATCCGGACCTTCTGGTTCTTGATGAAGCAACCTCGGCTCTGGACAGCCAGACTGAAAAACGGATTATGGATCACATTTTTAAAGTCAGCGAAGGCAAGACACTGATTATTATCGCGCACAGACTCTCAACCATTGAGCAGTGCGACAAAGTATACAGAATTGAAGACAAAGGCATCCGCCTTATTGAAGATAAAAACACCCTCAAGGGTTAA
- a CDS encoding NAD-dependent epimerase/dehydratase family protein, with protein sequence MNNAKVLVTGGAGAIGLNLIERLLKAGAGSVMVLDDLSSGYKNYLPEDERITFIKADIGQIDSYREQMDAFKPNYVFHLAAHFANQNSVDHPFKDVQANIIGTMNLLEICKENTELKKFVYTSSSCVYGNAAMMNERDYIYPHETPYAINKYTAELYVKYYASMFKIPAVSIRVFNTYGPYEPHGAYRNVIPNFIVRAIKGDPLFITGDGTETRDFTFVGNTAQLLTLAALSEVKDGDIFNGGTGKPTQIIDLAKMIIEYTGSSSKIVFKERRNWDAVKDRLSDISKSWKVLGYEPEVPLEVGLKKTVDWYMNDYEIED encoded by the coding sequence ATGAATAATGCCAAAGTACTTGTAACCGGCGGCGCCGGTGCCATCGGACTGAATCTTATTGAAAGACTGCTTAAAGCCGGAGCCGGATCGGTGATGGTTCTTGATGACCTGTCCTCTGGATATAAGAATTACCTTCCGGAAGATGAGCGGATCACTTTCATTAAAGCCGATATCGGGCAGATCGACTCCTACCGCGAGCAAATGGATGCGTTCAAGCCAAACTATGTTTTCCATCTGGCAGCTCATTTCGCCAACCAGAACTCCGTTGATCATCCTTTCAAGGATGTGCAGGCCAACATCATCGGCACCATGAACCTGCTTGAGATCTGCAAAGAAAATACAGAGCTTAAGAAATTTGTCTACACTTCTTCTTCATGCGTTTACGGCAACGCTGCCATGATGAACGAGAGAGACTATATTTATCCCCACGAAACCCCGTATGCCATCAACAAATATACAGCTGAACTGTATGTGAAATACTACGCTTCCATGTTTAAAATCCCGGCGGTTTCTATCAGGGTTTTCAATACCTACGGCCCTTATGAACCGCACGGTGCATACCGCAATGTCATCCCCAACTTTATTGTACGTGCCATCAAGGGCGACCCGCTTTTCATCACCGGCGACGGCACCGAGACCCGCGATTTCACTTTTGTGGGTAACACCGCCCAGTTATTGACTCTCGCCGCCCTTTCCGAAGTAAAAGATGGTGATATCTTCAACGGCGGCACCGGAAAACCGACCCAGATCATTGATCTTGCCAAAATGATCATTGAATACACCGGCTCATCCTCTAAAATCGTATTCAAAGAGAGACGTAACTGGGATGCGGTAAAAGACCGCCTTTCCGACATTTCCAAATCATGGAAAGTGCTCGGTTACGAACCGGAAGTTCCTCTTGAGGTAGGTCTGAAAAAGACTGTGGACTGGTACATGAATGACTATGAGATTGAAGATTAA
- a CDS encoding glycosyltransferase family 4 protein: MKKSILFITYDFPPILSPESIQVQRRALTLAQNGHRVHVLTCCDNPDFEFLDQKLLRDHENLTIHRVNRLPGEKWLHYLCGGLEITDRKFWWKFPAAKAAIKLIKEFQIDGLYTHSTPLVNHLAGLAVKETDRNLHWTAHFSDPWTLNPYLSYRTGIQRKINELYEKTVISRADTITVTSEKTKDLFVKGLNADINKIKVLPHVFDPDLYSRRQTEPSKKIIAHTGNIYGLRSAAPLIDAVHKVKPQNLEFHFYGRMKEEERQLAEKKCPELIRFFDPVPYLDSIEILSEADILLVIDAPLKDSPFFPSKLADYIGAGKPVVALSPLSSTTTQIVRDIQKELLVADSADVPSIAALVRRLDSTDLAELHKEGKDHYDMNNSYENIREALFDE, translated from the coding sequence ATGAAAAAATCAATCCTGTTCATAACATACGATTTTCCACCGATCCTCTCGCCGGAATCCATTCAGGTCCAGCGACGCGCCCTGACTCTGGCCCAGAACGGGCACCGGGTTCATGTGCTGACCTGCTGTGATAATCCCGACTTTGAATTTCTGGACCAGAAACTGCTCCGAGATCATGAAAATCTAACCATTCACCGAGTGAACAGACTTCCCGGTGAAAAATGGCTGCATTACCTTTGCGGCGGACTGGAAATTACCGACCGCAAATTCTGGTGGAAATTTCCTGCAGCCAAAGCAGCTATCAAGCTGATCAAAGAATTTCAGATTGATGGTCTATATACCCACTCAACCCCGCTGGTGAACCACCTTGCCGGGCTGGCTGTAAAGGAAACCGACCGCAACCTGCATTGGACCGCTCACTTTTCCGATCCGTGGACCCTGAATCCGTACCTTTCATACCGCACAGGAATCCAACGCAAGATTAACGAATTATACGAAAAAACAGTGATATCAAGAGCGGACACAATCACTGTAACCTCAGAAAAGACCAAAGATCTATTCGTAAAAGGACTTAATGCTGACATCAACAAGATCAAAGTCCTGCCTCATGTATTTGATCCGGACCTATACTCACGCCGACAAACAGAACCATCCAAGAAGATCATTGCCCATACAGGTAATATCTACGGCTTACGTTCAGCTGCGCCGCTCATTGATGCTGTTCACAAAGTCAAGCCACAAAATCTCGAATTTCACTTCTACGGACGGATGAAGGAAGAAGAGCGTCAGTTGGCAGAAAAAAAATGCCCGGAGCTGATCAGATTCTTTGATCCGGTTCCCTATCTGGATTCAATAGAAATCCTTTCCGAAGCGGATATCCTGCTGGTCATCGATGCCCCGCTTAAGGATTCCCCGTTCTTTCCTTCCAAGCTCGCCGACTACATCGGTGCGGGCAAACCCGTGGTGGCCCTGAGCCCTCTCTCATCCACCACCACCCAAATAGTGCGTGACATCCAGAAAGAGCTGCTGGTGGCTGACAGTGCCGATGTTCCTTCTATTGCCGCACTTGTGCGCAGACTGGATTCAACTGATCTGGCTGAATTGCACAAAGAAGGAAAAGACCACTACGACATGAACAACAGCTACGAAAACATTCGTGAGGCCCTTTTTGATGAATAA
- a CDS encoding glycosyltransferase has protein sequence MGKTLLNIITDPLSHLEEKGEITSRYYNPGEVFDDVHILMTNGDKPNAEALQKMAGKARLHFHNLPADKTLLLKSLFWRPALLKGWAAEGVKLAKEIKPDLIRSYGNYINGFVASEIKKELGIPYVVSLHTHPDENRRDISFGWKNFLYYHFSAAVENVTLKNADSVVVVYRSILSYVEKRKTGKIRTIYNAVNPDKIIAKESYDADGPLKIFSVGRLIPGKNPDKLIEAAIKTGARLTVVGDGPLRTGLMEQAKGIEGPGQVDFIRRMANDEVCEQSSSYDVFAIHSDYDGIPKTILEASLSGLPIIVNKRDNKNQVPEFEDGWMELVENSASGYSDALQRMAATDHREQMGRKAREYAESHWHPQQTEARYADLYREFL, from the coding sequence ATGGGCAAAACCCTCCTGAATATCATCACTGACCCCCTTTCACACCTTGAAGAAAAGGGGGAGATAACCTCTCGCTATTACAATCCGGGGGAGGTCTTCGATGATGTACACATCCTGATGACCAACGGAGACAAGCCCAATGCTGAAGCTCTGCAGAAAATGGCCGGGAAGGCAAGATTGCACTTCCACAACCTTCCGGCCGACAAAACACTGCTACTTAAATCCCTCTTCTGGCGGCCCGCCCTGCTCAAAGGGTGGGCTGCCGAAGGGGTTAAGCTCGCGAAAGAAATAAAACCGGACCTTATTCGCAGCTACGGCAACTACATTAACGGCTTTGTTGCCTCTGAAATCAAAAAAGAATTGGGAATTCCCTATGTGGTTTCCCTGCATACTCATCCGGATGAAAACCGCCGTGATATCAGCTTCGGCTGGAAAAATTTCCTTTACTACCACTTCTCTGCAGCAGTGGAGAACGTGACTCTGAAAAACGCCGATTCCGTAGTAGTCGTTTACCGCTCTATTCTTTCTTACGTAGAAAAAAGAAAGACCGGCAAAATCAGAACCATATACAATGCGGTAAACCCTGACAAAATCATAGCCAAAGAGAGTTATGATGCTGACGGACCTCTAAAAATTTTCTCTGTTGGACGGCTCATTCCCGGTAAAAACCCAGACAAACTCATCGAAGCCGCCATAAAAACCGGTGCCCGGCTTACTGTTGTGGGAGACGGCCCATTACGCACCGGACTGATGGAGCAGGCAAAGGGAATTGAAGGCCCCGGTCAGGTTGATTTCATCAGACGCATGGCTAATGACGAAGTCTGTGAGCAAAGCAGCTCATACGATGTTTTTGCCATTCACAGCGACTACGATGGAATACCGAAAACCATACTCGAAGCTTCCTTGAGCGGCTTACCAATCATTGTAAACAAACGGGACAACAAAAATCAGGTCCCGGAATTCGAAGACGGCTGGATGGAGCTTGTTGAAAATTCCGCATCAGGATATTCCGATGCACTGCAGAGAATGGCTGCTACCGACCACCGTGAACAAATGGGTAGAAAAGCCCGGGAATATGCTGAAAGCCATTGGCATCCCCAGCAGACAGAAGCCCGCTATGCGGACCTTTACAGAGAATTTTTATAA
- a CDS encoding Gfo/Idh/MocA family oxidoreductase: MSELKVAVVGSGYWGKNLVRNYDRTGALKMICDTNAETLASFKEQYPEVETVLSYADVLSNDEIGGIIIATPAETHFNLAKEALLSGKHVYVEKPLVLDEKEAEDLIKIAKDKDLILMVGHLLQYHPIFVKLRELVESGELGRINYIYSNRLNLGKIRREENILWSFAPHDISMILSLTGEEPEKVIATGGNYLHQHIADVTTTHLEFPSGTKAHIFVSWLHPFKEQKLVVVGDEKMAVFDDTQPWEDKLLLYPHKVEWENNIPVPNKADAERVEVPQDEPLFLECKHFLDCIESKVLPRTDAEEGLRVLKVLNAAQKSMNNKGCEVLMDCEDKAASAQVHETAVVDAGAVIGAGTKIWHFSHVMKNTTIGENCNLGQNVVAGPDVTIGNGCKIQNNVSVYKGVTLEDDVFCGPSMVFTNVFNPRAHVNRMNEVRETLIKKGASLGANSTIVCGNTVGSYAFIGAGAVVTRDVPDYALMVGTPAKRIGWVCECGEILPQSLECVSCNNKYEEEGSNSLTLKK; the protein is encoded by the coding sequence ATGAGCGAGCTTAAAGTTGCTGTAGTCGGTTCCGGTTACTGGGGCAAAAACCTTGTCCGTAACTATGACCGTACCGGTGCGCTGAAAATGATCTGCGACACTAACGCAGAAACACTGGCCAGCTTCAAGGAGCAATACCCTGAAGTTGAAACTGTGCTTTCCTATGCAGATGTGCTTTCCAACGACGAAATCGGCGGAATCATCATCGCTACCCCAGCGGAAACCCACTTCAACCTTGCCAAGGAAGCCCTGCTTTCCGGCAAGCATGTTTATGTGGAAAAACCGCTGGTGCTTGATGAAAAAGAAGCTGAAGATCTGATCAAGATAGCCAAGGATAAAGACCTTATCCTCATGGTAGGTCATTTGCTGCAGTACCACCCCATCTTCGTGAAATTGCGCGAACTGGTGGAATCCGGCGAACTAGGCCGCATCAACTACATATACTCCAACAGGCTGAACCTAGGTAAAATTCGCCGCGAAGAAAACATCCTCTGGTCATTCGCACCCCATGACATTTCCATGATTCTCTCCCTTACCGGAGAAGAGCCTGAAAAAGTCATTGCCACAGGCGGAAACTACTTGCATCAGCACATTGCTGACGTCACCACGACCCACCTTGAGTTCCCCAGTGGAACCAAGGCTCACATTTTTGTTTCCTGGCTGCACCCCTTCAAAGAACAGAAGCTGGTTGTGGTCGGTGATGAAAAGATGGCGGTGTTTGACGACACCCAGCCTTGGGAAGACAAGCTCCTGCTCTACCCCCACAAAGTGGAATGGGAAAACAACATTCCCGTACCCAATAAAGCAGACGCTGAACGGGTTGAAGTCCCTCAGGATGAGCCCCTGTTCCTCGAATGCAAACATTTCCTCGATTGCATTGAATCAAAAGTTCTCCCCAGAACCGATGCAGAGGAAGGATTGAGAGTCCTTAAAGTACTCAATGCTGCTCAGAAATCCATGAACAACAAGGGCTGCGAAGTCCTGATGGATTGTGAAGATAAAGCAGCTTCTGCGCAGGTACACGAGACCGCTGTGGTTGATGCTGGCGCGGTTATCGGTGCAGGAACCAAAATCTGGCATTTCTCCCATGTGATGAAGAACACCACCATCGGTGAGAACTGCAACCTAGGTCAGAACGTTGTTGCAGGACCGGATGTAACCATCGGCAACGGCTGCAAAATCCAGAATAACGTTTCCGTCTACAAGGGCGTAACCCTTGAAGATGACGTATTCTGCGGACCTTCCATGGTCTTCACCAACGTGTTCAACCCCCGCGCTCATGTGAACCGCATGAATGAAGTGCGCGAAACCCTGATTAAAAAGGGTGCCTCCCTTGGTGCAAACAGCACCATCGTCTGCGGCAACACTGTAGGCAGCTATGCCTTCATCGGAGCTGGAGCGGTTGTGACCAGAGATGTACCTGATTACGCACTCATGGTCGGCACCCCCGCCAAAAGAATCGGCTGGGTTTGCGAATGCGGTGAAATACTTCCGCAATCCCTTGAATGCGTAAGTTGTAATAATAAATACGAAGAAGAAGGCTCAAACAGCCTGACTCTTAAGAAATAA